Proteins encoded in a region of the Eulemur rufifrons isolate Redbay chromosome 15, OSU_ERuf_1, whole genome shotgun sequence genome:
- the SF3B5 gene encoding splicing factor 3B subunit 5: MTDRYTIHSQLEHLQSKYIGTGHADTTKWEWLVNQHRDSYCSYMGHFDLLNYFAIAENESKARVRFNLMEKMLQPCGPPADKPEEN; this comes from the coding sequence ATGACGGACCGCTATACCATCCACAGCCAGCTGGAGCACCTGCAGTCCAAGTACATCGGCACGGGCCACGCCGATACCACCAAGTGGGAGTGGCTGGTGAACCAGCACCGCGACTCTTACTGCTCCTACATGGGCCACTTCGACCTTCTCAACTACTTTGCCATCGCAGAGAATGAGAGCAAAGCGCGAGTGCGCTTCAACTTGATGGAGAAGATGCTGCAGCCTTGCGGACCGCCAGCCGACAAGCCCGAGGAGAACTGA